The DNA segment GCTGCGGCTCCACGGCGAGCTGGCCAACCACGCCCAGTCCGTCGTCCTGCCGCTGCTGCTGCCGGACGCCCCGGTGGTCGTGTGGTGGCCGCAGGACTCCCCGGCCGACCCGGCGAAGGACGCGCTCGGCGCGCTGGCCCAGCGCCGGATCACCGACACCTACTCGGCGGAGCACCCGCTGGAGGAGCTGGAGGTGCGCGCGCGGTCCTACCAGCCCGGTGACACGGACCTGGCCTGGACGCGCATCACGCCGTGGCGCTCGATGCTGGCGGCCGCGCTCGACCAGCAGCCGGCCCAGGTCGTCTCCGCCACGGTCGAGGGCGAGTCGGACAACCCGAGCTGCGAGCTGCTGGCCATGTGGCTCGCGGACCGGCTGGGCGTCCCGGTGCAGCGCACCACCTCGGGCGGCCCCGGTCTGACGGCCGTCCGGATGGCGACGAAGAACGGCGACATCGTCCTGGACCGGGCCGACGGCTCGCTGGCCACGCTCTGCATGGTGGGCCAGCCGGACCGCGCGGTGGCGCTCAAGCGCCGGGAGACGGCGGAGCTGCTCGCGGAGGAGCTGCGCCGCCTGGACCCGGACAACATCTACGAGTCGACGGTGAAGTTCGGCGTGGACCGGCTGGAGCAGGCGGGGTCGGGCGCCCCGGCGAAGGCCCCCGTCAAGGCCGCGTCCGAGGCCCCGGCCGCCGCGAAGAAGACGGCTCCGGCGAAGAAGGCGGCGGCGAAGTGAGCGGAGTCCCGCAGCTCGTCGTGCACCGCGACAAGGAGCTGATGGCGCAGGCCGCCGCGGCCCGGCTGATCACGAAGATCGTGGACGCCCAGGCCGCGCGCGGCACCGCATCGATCGTCCTCACGGGCGGGCGCAACGGCAACGGCCTGCTGGCCGCGCTCGCCGCCGCGCCCGCCCGGGACGCGGTCGACTGGTCGCGGCTGGACCTGTGGTGGGGCGACGAGCGGTTCCTGCCGGAGGGCGATCCGGAGCGCAATGTCAGCCAGGCGCGCGCGGCCCTGCTGGACTCCGTCCCGCTGGACCCCTCGCGGGTGCATGTGATGCCGGCGTCGGACGGCCCGTACGGCCAGGACGCCGACGCCGCGGCCGCCGGGTACGCGGCGGAGCTGGCCGCGGCCGCCGCGCCGCAGGACCACGGCCCGGTGCCGGAGTTCGACGTGCTGATGCTGGGCGTCGGCCCGGACACCCACGTCGCCTCGCTCTTCCCGGAGCTGCCCGCGGTGCGGGAGACCGAGCGCACCGTCGTCGGGGTGCACGGCGCGCCCAAGCCGCCGCCGGTGCGCGTCTCGCTGACGCTGCCCGCCATCCGGTCGGCGCGTGAGGTGTGGCTGCTGGCGGCCGGCGAGGACAAGGCGGAGGCGGTGGCCATCGCGCTGTCCGGGGCCGGGGAGATCCAGGCGCCGGCGGCCGGTGCGTACGGCCGCGCGCGCACGCTGTGGCTGCTGGACGCGGCGGCGGCCTCCCGGCTGCCGCGCTCCCTGTACCCGCCGGCGTCCGCCTGACAGGGCGCCGGCGGCTTCCGGCAGAGGCCCGGCCCGCTCCTCCTCGGAGCGGACCGGGCCTCTGTGCGTACGAACCTCTGTGTGTAGAGAGCGGGGCTCAGCGCCCGCGCAGCTCGCGGTAGGCGGAGACCAGCGCGGCGGTCGAGCTGTCCAGCCGCTCGCCGCCCTCGCCGCCGGTCAGCACGGGCTCGATCTTCTTGGCCAGGACCTTGCCCAGCTCGACGCCCCACTGGTCGAAGGAGTCGATGTTCCAGATCGCGCCCTGGACGAAGACCTTGTGCTCGTACAGCGCGATGAGCTGGCCCAGCACGGACGGGGTGAGCCGGTCGGCGAGGATCGTCGTCGTCGGGTGGTTGCCCCGGAACGTCTTGTGCGCCACCAGCTCGTCCGGGACGCCCTCCGCGCGGACCTCTTCGGGCGTCTTGCCGAAGGCCAGGGCCTGCGTCTGCGCGAAGAAGTTGGCCATCAGCAGGTCGTGCTGGGCGACCAGGCCGGGCAGCAGGTCCTCGACGGGCCGCGCGAAGCCGATGAAGTCGGCCGGGATGACCTTGGTGCCCTGGTGGATCAACTGGTAGTAGGCGTGCTGCCCGTTGGTGCCGGGGGTGCCCCAGACGACCGGGCCGGTCTGCCAGTCGACGGGGTGGCCGTCGCGGTCCACGGACTTGCCGTTGGACTCCATGTCCAGCTGCTGGAGGTACGCGGTGAACTTGGACAGGTAGTGGCTGTAGGGCAGCACGGCGTGCGACTGGGCGTCGAAGAACGCGCCGTACCAGACGCCCAGCAGGCCCAGCAGCAGCGGGGCGTTCTCCTCGGCGGGGGCCGTGCGGAAGTGCTCGTCGACGAGGTGGAAGCCGTCGAGCATCTCGCGGAACCGGTCCGGGCCGATGGCGATCATCAGCGAGAGGCCGATGGCGGAGTCGTACGAGTAGCGGCCGCCGACCCAGTCCCAGAACTCGAACATGTTGGCCGTGTCGATGCCGAAGTCCGCGACCTTCCCGGCGTTGGTCGACAGCGCCACGAAGTGCTTGGCGACGGCCTCCTGACCCGCCCTCAGCCCGGTGAGCAGCCAGTCGCGGGCGGAGGTGGCGTTGGTGATCGTCTCGATCGTGGTGAAGGTCTTCGACGCGATGACGAACAGCGTCTCGGCCGGGTCCAGGTCGCGCACGGCCTCGTGCAGGTCCGCGCCGTCCACGTTGGAGACGAAACGGAAGGTCAGCGAGCGGTCCGTGAAGGAGCGCAGCACCTCGTACGCCATGGCGGGGCCCAGGTCGGAGCCGCCGATGCCGATGTTGACGACGTTCTTGATCGGCCTGCCGGTGTGGCCGGTCCACTCCCCCGACCTGATCCGGTCCGAGAAGGCCGCCATCCTGTCGAGCACCGCGTGCACCGCGGGCACCACGTTCTCGCCGTCGACCTCGATCACGGCGTCGCGCGGGGCGCGGAGCGCGGTGTGCAGGACGGCGCGGTCCTCGGTGGTGTTGATCTTCTCGCCGCGGAACATGGCGTCGCGCAGCCCGGCGACGTCGGTGGCGGCGGCCAGCTCGCGCAGCAGTGCCAGCGTCTCGTCGGTGACCAGGTGCTTGGAGTAGTCGAGGCGCAGATCGCCGACCCGCAGGGTGTACCCGGTGCCGCGCTCCGGGTCGTCCGCGAACAGTTCGCGCAGATGGATCGACCCGAGCTGCTCACGGTGCTTGCCCAGCGCCGCCCATTCCGGCGTCTGGTTGAGCCTGGTACGGCTAGTTGCGTTCATCCCGGACATCAGCCCACTTCTCTCGTAACCGCAGTTCCCCGCTGCCCCTCCAACCTAATTGATCAGGCGGCCGGACGTGGCAACGGAGCGCTGCGCCACGGCACAAGCGCTCCGGCCGGGCACCGAGAAGGTGTCCGGCCGGTGGAGGTGGCTAGATCTCGCCGCGGAGCTTCGCGAGGGCCTCGGCGAGGATGGCTTCGCCGTCCGCGTCGCTGCGCCGCTCGCGTACGTACGCGAGGTGCGTCTTGTACGGTTCGGTGCGCGGCGGGTCCGGCGGGCTCTCCGGGTCCTGGCCGGCCGGGAATCCGCAGCGCGGGCAGTCCCAGGTGTCCGGCACCTGCGCGTCGTGGGCGAAGCTGGGCTGCGTCTCGTGCCCGTTCGAGCACCAGAAGGAGATGCGGAGCCGTGGCGCGGACTCGCCGCGCTCGGCCTCCCCCATCGGCCCCGCTCCGACCCGGCTTCCCCGGATCGCGTTGCCACTTGCCACGGTCGTAACTCCCTGCGTGATGGTGCTCGAGGATGCCCCAGTCTACGTAAGGCCCAACGCGCGTCCAGTGAAAGGAGTTACACCCTCACCGGGAATCGCGTACGCCGGGTCAGTCCAGCTTGATGAGCAGACCGAGCACCACGATGCACACGAACCAGCCAAGACCGACCACGACCGTGATGCGGTCGAGGTTGCGCTCGGCGACCGAGGAGCCGCCGACGGAGGACTGCATGCCGCCGCCGAACATGTCGGAGAGGCCGCCTCCCTTGCCCTTGTGCATCAGCACCAGCAGCATCAGCAGGAGGCTGAAGACGATCAGGGCGATCTCGAACCCCAAAACCACGGCTGGTCCCTACTTTCCGGAAATCTGACTGCTTAGGCGAACCACGGGGGCCGGGAGGTCGCCCTCCTCGGCCCCCGCAAGGGTACGACGGATCGGCGCTACCGCATACTCACTGGTCGCGGAAGCGGACGATCTTGACGAACTCGTCGGCGTCCAGCGCCGCGCCGCCGATCAGGGCGCCGTCGACGTCGGGCTGGGCCATGATCGCGGCCACGTTGCCGGACTTCACCGAGCCGCCGTACTGGATGCGGACCGCGTCGGCCAGCTCCTGCGAGTACAGCTCGGCCAGGCGGGCGCGGATGGCACCGCAGACCTCCTGGGCGTCCTCGGGGGTGGCGACCTCGCCGGTGCCGATGGCCCAGACGGGCTCGTAGGCGACCACGATGGACGCGGCCTGCTCGGCCGGGATGTCCTTGAGGGCGCCGTCGAGCTGCGCGAGAGTGTGCGCGACCTGGTCGCCGGCCTTGCGGACGTCCAGGCCCTCGCCGACGCACAGGATCGGGGTCAGGCCGTGCTTGTAGGCGGCCTTCACCTTGGCGTTGCAGATCTCGTCGGTCTCGCCGTGGTACTGGCGGCGCTCGCTGTGGCCGATGGCGACGAAGGTGCACTTCAGCTTGGCGAGCATGGGGCCGGAGATCTCACCGGTGTACGCGCCGGAGTCGTGCGCCGAGATGTCCTGGGCGCCGTACTTGATCTTCAGCTTGTCGCCGTCGACCAGCGTCTGCACGGAGCGCAGGTCGGTGAAGGGCGGCAGGACGGCGACCTCGACGGCGTCGTAGTCCTTGTCGGCCAGGGCGAAGGCGAGCTTCTGGACGTGGGCGATGGCCTCGAGGTGGTTGAGGTTCATCTTCCAGTTGCCCGCCATCAGCGGGGTGCGAGTGGTCATGAAAGGTCAGTCCTCCAGAGCGGCGAGGCCGGGAAGCGTCTTGCCCTCGAGGTATTCGAGGCTGGCACCGCCACCGGTCGAGATGTGTCCGAACGCGTTCTCGTCGAAGCCCAGGATGCGGACCGCGGCGGCGGAGTCGCCACCGCCGACCACGCTGAAGCCCGAGGAGTCGACGAGGGCCTGGGCGACGGCCCGGGTTCCCTCGGCGAAGTCGGGGTGCTCGAAGACGCCCATCGGGCCGTTCCAGAAGACGGTGGCCGCGTCGGCGAGCTTCGATGCGTAGAGCTTGTTGGTCTCCGGGCCGTTGTCCAGGCCCATCTGCCCGGCCGGCATGGCGTCGGCGGGGACGGTGTCCGGGTGGGCCGGGGCCTTGGTCTTGAGGTCCGGGAAGGCGGGCGCGACGACGACGTCGACGGGGAGCACGAACTCCACGCCCTTCTCCTCGGCGCGCCGCAGGTACTCCTGGACCGCCGGGATCTGGTCCTCCTGGAGCAGCGAGCTGCCCACCTCGTGGCCCTGGGCCTTGAGGAAGGTGTACGCCATGCCGCCGCCGATCAGGATGCGGTCGGCGCGCTCCAGCAGGTGGTCGATGACACCGAGCTTGTCGGAGACCTTGGCGCCGCCGAGGACCACCGCGTAGGGGCGCTGGACGTCGTCGGTGAGCTTCTTGAGGACGCCGACCTCGGTGGCGATCAGGTCGCCCGCGGCGTGCGGGAGGCGGGCCGGGAGGTCGAAGACCGAGGCGTGCTTGCGGTGGACGGCGCCGAAGCCGTCGCCCACGTAGAGGTCGGCCAGTTCGGCGAGCCGGTCCGCGAAGGCGCCGCGCTCGGCGTCGTCCTTGGAGGTCTCGCCGGGGTTGAAGCGGAGGTTCTCGATGACGGCGATCCGGCCGTCGGTGAGCGCGGCGACGGTGGCGCGGGCGGAATCGCCGACCGTGTCGGTCGCGAACGCGACGTCGGTGCCGAGGAGTTCACCGAGCCGGGTGGCGGCGGGGGCCAGCGAGAACGCCGGGTCCGGGGCGCCCTTGGGGCGGCCCAGGTGCGAGGCGACGACGACCCGCGCGCCGGCCGCGGCCAGCTTGCGGACGGTCGGGGCGACGGCGCGGATGCGGCCGTCGTCGGTGATGGTGGTGCCGCTGAGCGGCACGTTGAGGTCGGCGCGGACGAATACCCGCTTGCCGGCGACCCCTTCGGCGAGAAGTTCGTCGATCGTCTTCATCTGTCTGGACTCCTTGGAGGACGAGGGAGCATGCGAGGGGGCTCGAACAGCGCAGCGTCGCGCTGTTCGAGCCCCGTGCTCACATCGAGATGCCTGCCGGTGCGGCGGTGCTCAGAGCTGGCCGCCGACGAAGACGGTGAGGTCGACGAGACGGTTGGAGTAGCCCCACTCGTTGTCGTACCAGCCGAGGATCTTCACCGTGTTCCCCTCCTGGACCATGGTCAGGGAGGAGTCGAAGGTGCAGGACGCCGGGTCGCTGACGATGTCCGAGGACACGATCGGGTCCTCGGTGTAGTACAGGATGCCCTTGAGGGCGCCGTCGTCGGCGGCCTTCTTGAACGCGGCGTTGACCTCGTCCTTGGTGACCTCGCGCTCCAGGGTCACGACCAGGTCGGTGGCGGAGCCGGTCGGGACCGGGACGCGCATCGCGATGCCGTCGAGCTTGCCCTTGAGCTGGGGCAGGACCAGGGCGGTGGCCTTGGCGGCACCGGTCGTGGTCGGGATGATGTTCTCGGCGGCGGCGCGGGCGCGGCGCAGGTCCTTGTGCGGGAAGTCCAGGATGCGCTGGTCGTTGGTGTACGCGTGGACCGTCGTCATGAGGCCCTTGACGATGCCGAAGTTCTCGTCGAGGACCTTGGCCATCGGGGCGACGCAGTTGGTCGTGCAGGACGCGTTGGAGATGACGTGGTGGTTGGCCGCGTCGTACTTGTCCTGGTTGACGCCCATCACGATGGTGATGTCCTCGTCCTTGGCCGGGGCCGAGATGAGGACCTTCTTCGCGCCACCGGCGATGTGCTTCTCGGCGTCGGCCTTCTTCGTGAAGATGCCGGTCGACTCGATGACGATGTCGACGCCCAGCTCACCCCAGGGGATGTCGGCCGGGTTGCGCTCGGAGAGCACCTTGATGGTGTGGCCGTCGACGGTGATGGTGTCGGCGGTGTGGCTGACCTCTGCCTTCAGACGACCCAGGATGGTGTCGTACTTCAGCAGGTGGGCCGTGGTCGCGGTGTCACCCAGGTCGTTGACAGCCACGATCTCGATGTCCGCACCCTGCTCGAGCAGCGCGCGGAAGTAGTTGCGACCGATGCGGCCAAAGCCGTTGATGCCTACGCGGATCGTCACGAACCGATCTCCTCGTTAGGTACGCCGGTTTTCGACGCCGGCGAGTTGTATGGGATGTCCCCGACCGCCTACGACCCTACCTCTCCGGAGCCGCCGGGGTGACATCGAGCGGGGCCGGAAGAACGCGGAAAGCCCGTACTCCCCGGTAGGAGTACGGGCCTCCGGCCGCCCTCCGCCGCTTCCTGCGGCGATTACGCAGCGTCAACGCCCGCGGGCCTGCGGGCCGTTCCCCTCGCGGGGTGCGAATCCGCGGCTCCGCGCGGCTCGGCTCAGCCGACCAGGCCGTCCGCCAGCTCTTCGCTGAGAGTGGATTCGGTGCCGGGGATGCCGAGGTCCTGGGCCCGCTTGTCGGCCATCGCCAGGAGCCGGCGGATGCGGCCCGCGACGGCGTCCTTGGTCAGCGGCGGGTCGGCGAGGGCGCCCAGCTCCTCCAGCGACGCCTGCTTGTGCTCCATGCGCAGCCGGCCGGCCGCCGCCAGGTGCTCCGGGACCTCCTCGCCCAGGATCTCCAGCGCCCGGCCCACCCGGGCGCCCGCGGCGACGGCGGCGCGGGCGGAGCGGCGCAGGTTGGCGTCGTCGAAGTTGGCGAGGCGGTTGGCCGTGGCCCGGACCTCGCGGCGCATCCGGCGCTCCTCCCAGGCCAGCACCGACTCATGGGCGCCGAGCCGGGTGAGCAGGGCGCCGATCGCGTCCCCGTCGCGGACGACGACCCGGTCCACCCCGCGCACCTCGCGCGCCTTGGCGGCGATGGAGAGCCGGCGGGCGGCGCCGACCAGGGCGAGCGCGGCCTCCGGTCCGGGGCAGGTCACCTCCAGGGAGGAGGAGCGGCCGGGCTCGGTGAGCGAGCCGTGCGCCAGGAAGGCGCCGCGCCAGGCGGCCTCGGCGTCGCAGGTGGCCCCCGAGACCACCTGCGGGGGGAGGCCGCGGATGGGCCGGCCCCGGCCGTCGACCAGGCCCGTCTGGCGCGCCAGCTGGTCGCCGCCCGCCACCACCCGTACGACGTAGCGCGAGCCGCGCCGCAGCCCGCCGGGGGCCATCACGATCAGCTCCGAGCTGTGCCCGAAGATCTCCAGGATGTCCCGCTTGAGCCGGCGGGCCGCCATCGCGGTGTCCAGCTCCGCCTCGATCACGATCCGGCCGCTCACCAGGTGGAGGCCACCCGCGAACCGAAGAATCGCCGAGACCTCAGCCTTCCTGCAGCAGGTCCGGGTCACGGGAAGCCGAGAGATTTCGTCCTTCACCGCGGGCGTCATCGCCATGGGCCGATCCTTCCATGCATCCGAAAAATACGGTCGTACGCGGCGGCCAACAGCTCCGGATCATGGATCGGAACGCCGTCGGGTGAGGCCACGGGCGCCAGCTCGACCGCCGCGCCGAGCCGCTTGGCTGCGTCGGCGAGGGACTCGCGGTCGGGCACGGCGGCCTGGTCGGCCAGCACCACGTCCAGGGCGAGTTTAGGGGCGTGTCGTCCCAAAACCTCCAAATGACGCTGCGGTGAGAAGCCATCTGTTTCGCCGGGCTGCGGTGCGAGATTCAGCGAGAGGACCTTGCGGGCCTGGGTCTCGACCAGCGCGTCCAGCAGTTCGGGGACGAGCAGGTGCGGGATGACCGAGGAGAACCAGGAGCCGGGGCCGAGGACCACCCAGTCCGCGTCCCGTACGGCGGCGACCGCCTCCGGGACGGCCGGCGGGTCGGCCGGGACCACGTGCACCGACTGGACCTCGCCCGGCGTGAGGGCGACGGTGGCCTGGCCGCGCACCGTGTCCACGTCGTCCGGGCGGTCCGGGTCGTGGCCCTTGACGAGGGCCTGGAGCTCCAGCGGCACGGCGGACATGGGCAGCACCCGGCCGTGCGCGCCGAGGAGCTTGCCGACGAGGTCCAGGGCCTGGACGTGGTCGCCGAGCTGCTCCCACAGGGCGACGATCAGCAGATTGCCGACCGCGTGCTCGTGGAGGTCGCCCTTGGACTGGAAGCGGTGCTGGATGACCTGCGCCCAGGTCTGGCCCCATTCGTCGTCGCCGCACAGGGCGGCGAGCGCCTTGCGCAGATCGCCGGGCGGCAGGACGCCCAGCTCCTCGCGGAGCCGGCCGCTGGAGCCGCCGTCGTCGGCGACGGTGACCACGGCGGTCAGGTCGCCGGTGATCCGCCGCAGCGCGGTGAGCGAGGCGGACAGGCCCATGCCGCCGCCGAGGGCGACGACCTTGGGCTGGGCGCCCCGCTTGCGGCCGAGCGGCGAGGGGACTCCCCTGCGCAGCCGGCGCAGACGCATGTTGCGACTGGTCACTCGCGCCCCA comes from the Streptomyces sp. NBC_00525 genome and includes:
- the secG gene encoding preprotein translocase subunit SecG produces the protein MVLGFEIALIVFSLLLMLLVLMHKGKGGGLSDMFGGGMQSSVGGSSVAERNLDRITVVVGLGWFVCIVVLGLLIKLD
- the tpiA gene encoding triose-phosphate isomerase, giving the protein MTTRTPLMAGNWKMNLNHLEAIAHVQKLAFALADKDYDAVEVAVLPPFTDLRSVQTLVDGDKLKIKYGAQDISAHDSGAYTGEISGPMLAKLKCTFVAIGHSERRQYHGETDEICNAKVKAAYKHGLTPILCVGEGLDVRKAGDQVAHTLAQLDGALKDIPAEQAASIVVAYEPVWAIGTGEVATPEDAQEVCGAIRARLAELYSQELADAVRIQYGGSVKSGNVAAIMAQPDVDGALIGGAALDADEFVKIVRFRDQ
- the gap gene encoding type I glyceraldehyde-3-phosphate dehydrogenase, with amino-acid sequence MTIRVGINGFGRIGRNYFRALLEQGADIEIVAVNDLGDTATTAHLLKYDTILGRLKAEVSHTADTITVDGHTIKVLSERNPADIPWGELGVDIVIESTGIFTKKADAEKHIAGGAKKVLISAPAKDEDITIVMGVNQDKYDAANHHVISNASCTTNCVAPMAKVLDENFGIVKGLMTTVHAYTNDQRILDFPHKDLRRARAAAENIIPTTTGAAKATALVLPQLKGKLDGIAMRVPVPTGSATDLVVTLEREVTKDEVNAAFKKAADDGALKGILYYTEDPIVSSDIVSDPASCTFDSSLTMVQEGNTVKILGWYDNEWGYSNRLVDLTVFVGGQL
- a CDS encoding phosphoglycerate kinase, giving the protein MKTIDELLAEGVAGKRVFVRADLNVPLSGTTITDDGRIRAVAPTVRKLAAAGARVVVASHLGRPKGAPDPAFSLAPAATRLGELLGTDVAFATDTVGDSARATVAALTDGRIAVIENLRFNPGETSKDDAERGAFADRLAELADLYVGDGFGAVHRKHASVFDLPARLPHAAGDLIATEVGVLKKLTDDVQRPYAVVLGGAKVSDKLGVIDHLLERADRILIGGGMAYTFLKAQGHEVGSSLLQEDQIPAVQEYLRRAEEKGVEFVLPVDVVVAPAFPDLKTKAPAHPDTVPADAMPAGQMGLDNGPETNKLYASKLADAATVFWNGPMGVFEHPDFAEGTRAVAQALVDSSGFSVVGGGDSAAAVRILGFDENAFGHISTGGGASLEYLEGKTLPGLAALED
- the opcA gene encoding glucose-6-phosphate dehydrogenase assembly protein OpcA — translated: MKIDLTETTSSKINQALISARRAVGAPAIGMVLTLVVVTDEENAYDALKAASDSSREHPSRIIAVIKRLSRSPRTRRDARLDAEIRVGSDSGSGETVVLRLHGELANHAQSVVLPLLLPDAPVVVWWPQDSPADPAKDALGALAQRRITDTYSAEHPLEELEVRARSYQPGDTDLAWTRITPWRSMLAAALDQQPAQVVSATVEGESDNPSCELLAMWLADRLGVPVQRTTSGGPGLTAVRMATKNGDIVLDRADGSLATLCMVGQPDRAVALKRRETAELLAEELRRLDPDNIYESTVKFGVDRLEQAGSGAPAKAPVKAASEAPAAAKKTAPAKKAAAK
- the pgi gene encoding glucose-6-phosphate isomerase, which codes for MNATSRTRLNQTPEWAALGKHREQLGSIHLRELFADDPERGTGYTLRVGDLRLDYSKHLVTDETLALLRELAAATDVAGLRDAMFRGEKINTTEDRAVLHTALRAPRDAVIEVDGENVVPAVHAVLDRMAAFSDRIRSGEWTGHTGRPIKNVVNIGIGGSDLGPAMAYEVLRSFTDRSLTFRFVSNVDGADLHEAVRDLDPAETLFVIASKTFTTIETITNATSARDWLLTGLRAGQEAVAKHFVALSTNAGKVADFGIDTANMFEFWDWVGGRYSYDSAIGLSLMIAIGPDRFREMLDGFHLVDEHFRTAPAEENAPLLLGLLGVWYGAFFDAQSHAVLPYSHYLSKFTAYLQQLDMESNGKSVDRDGHPVDWQTGPVVWGTPGTNGQHAYYQLIHQGTKVIPADFIGFARPVEDLLPGLVAQHDLLMANFFAQTQALAFGKTPEEVRAEGVPDELVAHKTFRGNHPTTTILADRLTPSVLGQLIALYEHKVFVQGAIWNIDSFDQWGVELGKVLAKKIEPVLTGGEGGERLDSSTAALVSAYRELRGR
- the whiA gene encoding DNA-binding protein WhiA, producing the protein MAMTPAVKDEISRLPVTRTCCRKAEVSAILRFAGGLHLVSGRIVIEAELDTAMAARRLKRDILEIFGHSSELIVMAPGGLRRGSRYVVRVVAGGDQLARQTGLVDGRGRPIRGLPPQVVSGATCDAEAAWRGAFLAHGSLTEPGRSSSLEVTCPGPEAALALVGAARRLSIAAKAREVRGVDRVVVRDGDAIGALLTRLGAHESVLAWEERRMRREVRATANRLANFDDANLRRSARAAVAAGARVGRALEILGEEVPEHLAAAGRLRMEHKQASLEELGALADPPLTKDAVAGRIRRLLAMADKRAQDLGIPGTESTLSEELADGLVG
- the pgl gene encoding 6-phosphogluconolactonase → MSGVPQLVVHRDKELMAQAAAARLITKIVDAQAARGTASIVLTGGRNGNGLLAALAAAPARDAVDWSRLDLWWGDERFLPEGDPERNVSQARAALLDSVPLDPSRVHVMPASDGPYGQDADAAAAGYAAELAAAAAPQDHGPVPEFDVLMLGVGPDTHVASLFPELPAVRETERTVVGVHGAPKPPPVRVSLTLPAIRSAREVWLLAAGEDKAEAVAIALSGAGEIQAPAAGAYGRARTLWLLDAAAASRLPRSLYPPASA
- a CDS encoding gluconeogenesis factor YvcK family protein; translated protein: MTSRNMRLRRLRRGVPSPLGRKRGAQPKVVALGGGMGLSASLTALRRITGDLTAVVTVADDGGSSGRLREELGVLPPGDLRKALAALCGDDEWGQTWAQVIQHRFQSKGDLHEHAVGNLLIVALWEQLGDHVQALDLVGKLLGAHGRVLPMSAVPLELQALVKGHDPDRPDDVDTVRGQATVALTPGEVQSVHVVPADPPAVPEAVAAVRDADWVVLGPGSWFSSVIPHLLVPELLDALVETQARKVLSLNLAPQPGETDGFSPQRHLEVLGRHAPKLALDVVLADQAAVPDRESLADAAKRLGAAVELAPVASPDGVPIHDPELLAAAYDRIFRMHGRIGPWR
- a CDS encoding RNA polymerase-binding protein RbpA, which translates into the protein MASGNAIRGSRVGAGPMGEAERGESAPRLRISFWCSNGHETQPSFAHDAQVPDTWDCPRCGFPAGQDPESPPDPPRTEPYKTHLAYVRERRSDADGEAILAEALAKLRGEI